The following DNA comes from Nocardioides sp. JQ2195.
ACCGTCGTCTCCTACGCCGACCTGGTGAAGACGTTCTTCGAGGTGCACGACCCGACCCAGGGCTACCGCCAGGGCAACGACGTCGGCACCCAGTACCGCTCCGCGATCTACACCTTCGGCGAGGCGCAGCGGGAGACCGCTCTCGAGCTCACCAAGGCCTACGGCGCCGAGCTCGAGCGTCGCGGTCTCGGCCAGATCAGCACCGAGATCCGTCCGGCCCCGACCTACTACTACGCCGAGGACGTCCACCAGCAGTACTTGGCGAAGAACCCGTTCGGCTACCGCTGCCACGCCAACACCGGCGTACGTTTCCCCGAGACCGCCTGACCCGGGTCGCGTCCCGTGCCGTCCGAGGGGCCGCGCAGCGCGCCGGAGCTCACGGTGATCACGCTGTGCGGCTCCATGCGATTCCATCAGGAGCTCCAGCGCCTGGCCGCCGAGCTGACGCTCGCCGGGCACGTGGTGCTGGCGCCGACGCCACTGGCCCCGGCTGCCTCGGCCACAGTCCCGGCCCTCGGGGAGCCGAGTCCGGAGGAACTGACCGTGGAGGAACGCGCCCGGCTCGGCCGGATCCACCTGCAGAAGGTGGCGATGGCCGACGAGGTCCTCGTCGTCAACGTGGGCGGCCATGTCGGCGAGAGCACCACCCACGAAATCGAGCACGCTGTGTCGCTCGGGATCCCGGTGCGCTACCTCGAGCCCCACGCGCCTGACGGCGCCGACGATTGAGATCAGCTGCACTTCCCCGCGCCTGGTGGTCCGATCGACATGCAGTTGCGACCATCTCGCGCGCCGCTGAGCGTGACCGGCCGTCGGAATCGTCCCAACTGCATGTCGATCGGACCTCGCTTCACCCTTGCGCTGAGCTCCGCCGGGGCCGCGCGCCGCGTGCACGGGCTGGACGCCGCGGTCGTGCGCGACCCGGGCGGCGCGCTCGTCGCGCTCGTCGCATTCGCCGCGAAGCGTTCCTGAGGTCGACGAGATTTCCGGCATGATCGTGTCGATTCCCCTGTTGGTCGATCGTCACTGAGGTGAGGGCGGGCAACGGGCCCGCCCACGACAATCAGGAGCCGTCATGGCCGAGTACCTCATCTTCTTCAACCAGCAGTGGGTCGGTGACCACCCCGAGGAGTGGTACGCCACCCGCGTGAAGCCCTCGATGGCGGTGATGGCAGAGATGAAGGAAGCCGGTGTCTACGTGTACGCCGGCGGGCTCGAGGAAGGCGACCAGGGCCCGATCTCCTCCGCCGACGACACCAGCGGCGAGCTCGTGATCAGCGACGGTCCGTACGTCGAGACCACCGAGTTCCTCGGTGGCCTGACCATCATCGACGTCCCCGACGACGAGCAGGCCAGGTACTGGTGCGGTCGCGTGGCTCAGGGCTGTGGCTGGCCGCAGGAGGTGCGCAAGTTCAAGCCGCGCCCGCCCGGGTGAGCGTGCAGGTGGTTTCGAGACGCTCGTGCCTCGCTCCTCAACCACCGTCGTCGGTGGTCAGGCGTCGATGCTGAGTCGGACCTCCACCGCGTCGCCGAGCACGAGCGCCTCGGGCCGGCGTACGGCGTCCTTGATGGGCAGGAACCAGGTTCCCTCGCGGGGGTACATCGAGGTGGTGAATTCGGTCTCGCCGATGGTTGCCACCACCGGGACCACGCCCCAGTAGGCCACCGCGGCCTTCACCTCGTCGACCACCTCGGCGGCCTCCTCGGGGAGCACCACGAAGTGGTAGGGCGCCGGGCCGCGCCACTCGACCAGCGGGCCGACGAACTCGATCTCCATGCCGACACGATAGACAGTCGCCGACTCCCGCGTTCTCTGGCACGGTGGAAGCATGAGCACACCCACCGAACTTGGTCTGGCCCGCTGGCATGAACTCGTCGAGTCGAAGGACACGAGCGGCCTTCGCGACATGATCGCGGAGGACGCCGTGTTCCACTCCCCCGCGGTCCACGCGCCCCAGGAGGGTCGCGATCTGGTCCACCTCTATCTCACCGGGGCGATCAACATCCTCGGCCCCGAGTTGTCGTACGTCGACGAGTGGACCCGCGAGGACGACGCGATCCTCGAGTTCCGCACGGTGGTCGACGGGCTCGACGTCTCGGGCATCGACAGGATCACGTGGGATGACGACGGCAGGATCACTGAGTTCACCGTGATGATCCGACCGGTCAAGGCACTCCATGCCGTGATCAACAGGATGGGCGAGGAGCTCACCCGTCAGGCGGAAGAGGCGGGCGACTCCGAGGAGGACTGAGGGTCATGGCGCCTATCGACGCGCGGAGCTGAGCGCTCAGGCGCGGCTGATCGCGAACGCGGTGATGAAGCCGAGCGTGGCGATCAGGCCGGCATAGAGGTGGGTGCGCTCGAACGCCTCGGGGATCATCGTGTCGGCGACCATGGCCAGGATCGCGCCGGCCGCCACCGCCGTGATCGCGGCGATCACCTCGGGCGCGGCACCGTCCAGCAATAGGACTCCGACCATGCCGGCGATGCCGCTGGCCACGGCGATCCCGATCCACACCCCGAAGACGTAGCGGGCACTGCGTCCGTTGGCCTTCATCCCCGCCGAGCTGGACAACCCCTCGGGGAGGTTGGAGATGAAGATCGCCGCCAGCACGGGCCCGCCGATCCCGCCCCCGCCGAGCAGGGAGAGCCCGAGGACGACGGATTCCGGTACGCCGTCGAGCAGGGCGCCGACGGCGATCGCGGTGCCGCTGCCACTCTGCTCCTGCTCTGACGGCTGCTGGTCCCCCGAGCGCTTGCGGTGCCTGGCTCCGCGTCGGGCGAGGAAGATGTTGGCCGCCACGTAGACCAGTGCGCCGCCGAGGAAGCCGCCGACGGTCGGCCACAGGCCGCCGATCTCCTCGGCGTCGTCGACGAGGTCGAAGGAGAGCGCGGAGATGAGTACGCCGGCGCCGAAGGCCATCACTCCGGCCACGATCGGGCGGGGCACCTTGACGAACCAGGCCACCAGCGCGCCGAGCACGAGGGCGCCACCGGCCAGGACGCCCCAGAGCCCGGCCTGCAACCAGATCGGCATCAGTCGTCGACCCAGAAGCCGCGACCACCCCAGCCGCCGAAGCCCCCCGCACCACCGGACGAGCGACCGGACGAGCGACCCCGCGGCCCGCGGGAGCCGAGGTAGGAGCCCACCACGGCAGCCCCGAGGTCGTCGAGCTCGGGCGCCACCACTCGCCCGTCGACCCGCTTGGCCATCGAGTCGATGAACCGGGCCAGGCCGGGGTCCTCGCCGAGGCGGAAGAAGGTGACCTGGGCGCCGAGGCGTCCGGCGTTGTCGAGCTCGCGCACCGAGTAGGCGATCGTCAACGGGTGCGGCGGATAGTCGAAGTAGACCTCGCCGTTCGGCTCGAGGTGCGAGGTCGGCTCACCGTCGGTGACGACGAGAAGCACGGGCTGGGCATTGGGGTGCTTGCGGAAGTGGCGGTTGGCCAGCAGCAGCGCGTGGTGGAGGTTGGTGCCCTTCTGCCAGAACGCGTCGAGGGCGGTGAGCTCCTCGATCTCCATCACCTCCGCGTGCCGGCCGAAGCCGATCAGCTGCAGGTGGTCGCCGCGGAACCGGCTCTTGATCAGCGTGTGCAGGGCGAGCGCGGTCCGCTTCATCGGCACCCAGCGCCCGTCCATCGCCATCGAGAACGACGTGTCCACGAGCAGGGCCACGCAGGCCTGGGTGCGGGCCTCGGTCTCGGTCACCTCGACGTCACGGATGTCGAGCTTGAAGGGTGGTTTCGAGACGCTCGTTCCTCGCTCCTCAACCACCGACGACGCACCTGCGTCCGTGGATGCCGCTGGTTGAGGAGGGCGCTCTGCGCCCGTCTCGAAACCAAGGCCCTCGGCGGCGGTACGGCGTACGGCGTTGAGCACGGTGCGCGGGATGTCCCACGGCTCGGTGTCACCGAAGGCCCACTCGCGGGTCGCGCCGCTGCGCTCGCCCGCCGCCCCGGCTTGTCGCAGGTCACGGGCACCCTGTCGACCCGACATCCGCTGGGCCACGTCACGCAGCAGCGCCTTGCCGAGTTGGCGCATCGCCTTCGGCGAGAGCCGGAACTGCCCGGTCGAGTCCTTCTTCAGGTAGCCGGTCTCGCGCAGTGCCTTCTCCAGCTCGGACAACGTGCGGGCATCGACCGCCGCGTCGTCGCCGAGCTGGCGGGCCAGCTTGTCGAGGTCGACGTCGTCCATGCGGGCGCCGACGTAGGACTGGGCCAGCTGGTCGGCCAGCGCGTCGAGGTCGGCCAGGTCCTGCAGCGCTCCGGTGCCGTCGCCCAGCCCCATCCCCTGGTCGCCCTCGAACTGCTCGGAGCCGCCCCAGTCCTCCCCGGGGCGCGCGACCTGCAGGTTGGCGTCGAGACGGCTGAGCTGCTCGGTCAGCTGGGGAGAGCCGAAGGCCTGGGCCGAGAGCTGCATCAGCTCCTCGCGCTGCTCGGGCGTCATCGAGTTCAGCGTCCGCTGCGCGGCCGCGGACCGTTGCGCCAACGTGTCGAGCAGCTCGTCGATGTCCTTCGGGTTCTCCGGGAAGAAGTCACCGTGTTTGTCCATGAACTCGGCGAAGTCCTCGGGAGTGTCCTCGCCGCGGGCGTGCTTCTCGAGCAGGCCGTTGAGGTCGTCGAGCATCTCGTTGATGGCGGCCCGGTCCTCGTCGGTGGCGCCCTCCATCGCCTGCTTCATGCCGGCGAAGCGCTGGTCGAGCAGCTCCCGGCCGAGCAGGTCCTTGATCTTCTCGTAGTCCTCACGCGCCTGCTGGGAGGACCAGTCGTAGGACGACAGCTCGCTCACCGCGGCCGCGGTGGAGGGTGAGAGGTTCTCCAGCTGCAGCTCGCGGAACGCCCGGTCGGCGTCGTCCATGTCGATGTCACGGGCCAGCTGCTTGCGCTCCTCGAGCAGGGCCCGGTCGAGGAGCTCCTTGACCTCCTGCAGGGTGCCGTCGAGGTTGTGCCGCTGCAGCAGCTCGCGGCGCTTCTCCTGCACCCGCCGGGCCAGGTCGTCGAGACCGCGTTGGTCCCGGCCGCCCCGGCGCAGGAACTCCCGCATCGCCCGCTCCGGCGAGTAGCCCGCCATCACGTCCTCACCGATGGCGTCGAGTGCCTCGGACAGGTCGACGGGTGGCGCCAACGGGTCCGGCCCGCCGGCGTACTTGCCGTAGCGGGCCCGGTGCGCGTCGCGCGACCTAGCCATAGACGGTCTCTCCGTCGACGCTCTCCTTGCTGATCTTGCGGGCCAGGAAGAGTCCTTCGAGGGCGAGCTCGATGGCGCTGGCACGCTCGCCGTCGTTGGTCGTCTCGAAGCGCTCGTCGACGGTCTCGTAGAACTCCGACTCCCCCAGCTGTGGGAGCGCGTCGAGCAGCTCGCGTGCGGTGACCTGCTCGCCCGTGGCGATCGGGACGCCCTGCTCGATGGCATTGATCAGCGGCGCGAAGTCGATGCCCCGGAAGCGGCCGCGCACGGTCTCGGCGACCGACGTGCGCAGCAGGTGCTCGAGGATCTGCCGCTCGCGGCCCTCCTCGCCGGTCTCGAACTCGATCTTGCCGCCGAGCACGTCGACCGCGGTCTCGAGGTCGACCACCCGGGCCACGGCATCGTCCTCACCACGCACGGTGGCGCGGTGCAGCGCGGCTGCCGCGATGGTCTCGGCGCCGGCGATCGCGAACCGGGCGCTCACACCGGAGCGTTGGTCGACCGCGTTGGACTCGCGCAGGGCGCGGGTGAAGCGGGCCAGGATCTCGACGAGGTGGTCGGGCACGGTGGCGGTCAGGTGCGCCTCCTGCCGGATCACCGCGACCTCGGCGTCGAGCTCGGCCGGGTAGTGGGTGCGGATCTCGGCGCCGAAGCGGTCCTTGAGCGGGGTGATGATGCGGCCGCGGTTGGTGTAGTCCTCCGGGTTGGCCGAAGCCACGACGAGTACGTCGAGGGGCAGCCGCAGCACGTAGCCGCGGATCTGGATGTCGCGCTCCTCCATCACGTTGAGCATCGCCACCTGGATCCGCTCGGCCAGGTCGGGCAGCTCGTTGATGGCCACGATCCCCCTGTGGCTGCGCGGGATCAGGCCGAAGTGGATGGTCTCCGGATCGCCCAGGGAACGCCCCTCGGCGACCTTCATCGGGTCGACGTCACCGATCAGGTCGGCCACGGAGGTGTCCGGGGTGGCCAGCTTCTCGGCGTACCGCTCGTCGCGGTGCTGCCAGGCGACCGGGAGGTCGTCGCCGAGCTCACCCACGCGACGGATCGACTCGTGGGTGATCGGCGCAAAGGGGTGCTCGCCGAGCTCGGAGCCGGCGATCACCGGGGTCCACTCGTCGAGCAGGCCGACCATGGTGCGCAGGATGCGCGTCTTGCCCTGCCCGCGCTCGCCGAGGAGCACGACGTCGTGGCCGGCGATCAGCGCTCGTTCGAGCTGCGGGATGACCGTGGTCTCGAAGCCGTGCAGCCCGGGCCACGGATCGCGGCCCTCGGCCAGGGCGGCGAGCAGGTTGTCACGGATCTCCTGGCGCAGTTCTTTGAACTCGTGTCCGGAAGCGCGGAGCTGGGCAAGGGTGCTGATGTCCGGGGCGTTCGTCACGCCTTCACGCTAGCCCGGAAGGCAAGTCCTCGCATCGCTCGTCCCGGGATCACTCAGGTGGCCCGGCGCGGGACCGCAGCGAGCTCACGGTTCCGGTGGCTCAGGTCAGGTCGAGGAACATCACGTGCAGCCCGACGTACCCGTGGCGACGGGACCGGAACGCGCCCGGAACCGTGCCGATGATCTCGAAGCCGAGGTCGCTCCACAGGTTCACCGCCGCGGTGTTGCTCTCGACGACAGCGTTGAACTGGATGCCGCGGAACCCCTGCTCGCGGTGCCAGGTGATCACGTGCTCACCCAGCTGCCGCCCGACGCCCTGGCCACGCGCGGCGTCGCTGACCATGAAGCTGGCGGTGCCGATGTGGGCGCCGTACGACGGTTTGTTGGGGCCCATCTTGGCGGTGCCGAGGATGCTTCCGTGCTCCTCGAGCACCACCGTGCGTGCCGGCGGCTGCTCGAACCAGAGTCGCTGCGCCTGCTCCGAGGTCAGGTCGGTCGGATAGGCGTAGGTCTCGCCGTCCTGCACGATGGCGTCGAAGACCTGCCAGATCTCGGCCCAGTCGTCCGGGCGCGCTTCACGGATCATCGTCGGTCTCCTCGAGGTGCGGCGGGCGGGCACGTTTGGGGGATGCGCTGCGGGCGTCGGCCACCCGATGATGGACGTCGAGGAGGTGTCACATGTCGTTGACGGAGAACGTCGTGTCGGTGATGTTGCCGGTGACCGACGTCGATCGGGCCCAGCAGTTCTACACGAGCCGCCTCGGGCTCCCCCACGAGGGCATGACCGCGGATGGCGGTGCCCGTCTCGGCCTGGGTGGTGGCGCCACGCTGGTGCTGCTCCCGCGCCCGGCCGGCAGCCAGTCGGAGAGCACGGCGATGAGCTGGCGTGTCTCTGACATCGAGAAGGAGGTGGCCAAGCTCGAGGCCGACGGGGTCGTCTTCCAGGACTACGACCTGCCGGACCTGAAGACCGTCGACCACGTCTGCGTGCTCGACAGCGAGAAGGCCGCGTGGTTCACCGATCCGGACGGGAACGTGCTCTGCATCCACGAGGACACGTGAGTCGGTCCGGGTGATCACTCGCCGGTGGCCCCGTCGATCGACTCACGGATCAGGTCGGCGTGGCCGTTGTGGCGGGCGTACTCCTCGACCATGTGCAGCATGATCCAGCGCAGGCTGAACGCCTCGTCCTTGCGCCGGTCGTGCTTGACCGACAGCGTGTCGAGGCCGGAGTCGGCGAGCACCCGGTCGAGGATCGCGTCGCTGGCCGCCACGGCGTCGTCGAAGAGGGTGCGCAGCTGCTCCGGGGTGTTCTCGACCGCACTGTGCCAGTCCCAGTCCCGGTCCTCGTCCCAGTCGACGCCCTGCCAGTAGTCCGCGTCCTCGTTGCCGAGGAGCACGCAGGAGAACCACCAGTCCTCGACGAGAGCGAGGTGCTTGAGCATGCCACCGAGGGTCATCGCCGACGGTGCCAGCGTCTGGTTGAGCTGCTCCCGGGACAATCCCTCGGTCTTCAGGCGCAGTGTCTCGCGGTGATAGTCGAGGAAGCCGCGCAACGTCGCGGCTTCGTCGACCGCCAGTGGTGGATCAAC
Coding sequences within:
- the msrA gene encoding peptide-methionine (S)-S-oxide reductase MsrA, with product MFGRHKTEMVTPENALPGRTEAWFNLSDKHVVLDAPVITDVVPDGLEVAVFGLGCFWGAEEIYWQKDGVWSTSVGYAGGSTPHPSYEEVCSGMTGHTEAVRVVFDPTVVSYADLVKTFFEVHDPTQGYRQGNDVGTQYRSAIYTFGEAQRETALELTKAYGAELERRGLGQISTEIRPAPTYYYAEDVHQQYLAKNPFGYRCHANTGVRFPETA
- a CDS encoding YciI family protein translates to MAEYLIFFNQQWVGDHPEEWYATRVKPSMAVMAEMKEAGVYVYAGGLEEGDQGPISSADDTSGELVISDGPYVETTEFLGGLTIIDVPDDEQARYWCGRVAQGCGWPQEVRKFKPRPPG
- a CDS encoding DUF1905 domain-containing protein, which produces MEIEFVGPLVEWRGPAPYHFVVLPEEAAEVVDEVKAAVAYWGVVPVVATIGETEFTTSMYPREGTWFLPIKDAVRRPEALVLGDAVEVRLSIDA
- a CDS encoding nuclear transport factor 2 family protein → MSTPTELGLARWHELVESKDTSGLRDMIAEDAVFHSPAVHAPQEGRDLVHLYLTGAINILGPELSYVDEWTREDDAILEFRTVVDGLDVSGIDRITWDDDGRITEFTVMIRPVKALHAVINRMGEELTRQAEEAGDSEED
- a CDS encoding ZIP family zinc transporter; this encodes MPIWLQAGLWGVLAGGALVLGALVAWFVKVPRPIVAGVMAFGAGVLISALSFDLVDDAEEIGGLWPTVGGFLGGALVYVAANIFLARRGARHRKRSGDQQPSEQEQSGSGTAIAVGALLDGVPESVVLGLSLLGGGGIGGPVLAAIFISNLPEGLSSSAGMKANGRSARYVFGVWIGIAVASGIAGMVGVLLLDGAAPEVIAAITAVAAGAILAMVADTMIPEAFERTHLYAGLIATLGFITAFAISRA
- a CDS encoding VWA domain-containing protein; its protein translation is MARSRDAHRARYGKYAGGPDPLAPPVDLSEALDAIGEDVMAGYSPERAMREFLRRGGRDQRGLDDLARRVQEKRRELLQRHNLDGTLQEVKELLDRALLEERKQLARDIDMDDADRAFRELQLENLSPSTAAAVSELSSYDWSSQQAREDYEKIKDLLGRELLDQRFAGMKQAMEGATDEDRAAINEMLDDLNGLLEKHARGEDTPEDFAEFMDKHGDFFPENPKDIDELLDTLAQRSAAAQRTLNSMTPEQREELMQLSAQAFGSPQLTEQLSRLDANLQVARPGEDWGGSEQFEGDQGMGLGDGTGALQDLADLDALADQLAQSYVGARMDDVDLDKLARQLGDDAAVDARTLSELEKALRETGYLKKDSTGQFRLSPKAMRQLGKALLRDVAQRMSGRQGARDLRQAGAAGERSGATREWAFGDTEPWDIPRTVLNAVRRTAAEGLGFETGAERPPQPAASTDAGASSVVEERGTSVSKPPFKLDIRDVEVTETEARTQACVALLVDTSFSMAMDGRWVPMKRTALALHTLIKSRFRGDHLQLIGFGRHAEVMEIEELTALDAFWQKGTNLHHALLLANRHFRKHPNAQPVLLVVTDGEPTSHLEPNGEVYFDYPPHPLTIAYSVRELDNAGRLGAQVTFFRLGEDPGLARFIDSMAKRVDGRVVAPELDDLGAAVVGSYLGSRGPRGRSSGRSSGGAGGFGGWGGRGFWVDD
- a CDS encoding magnesium chelatase — protein: MTNAPDISTLAQLRASGHEFKELRQEIRDNLLAALAEGRDPWPGLHGFETTVIPQLERALIAGHDVVLLGERGQGKTRILRTMVGLLDEWTPVIAGSELGEHPFAPITHESIRRVGELGDDLPVAWQHRDERYAEKLATPDTSVADLIGDVDPMKVAEGRSLGDPETIHFGLIPRSHRGIVAINELPDLAERIQVAMLNVMEERDIQIRGYVLRLPLDVLVVASANPEDYTNRGRIITPLKDRFGAEIRTHYPAELDAEVAVIRQEAHLTATVPDHLVEILARFTRALRESNAVDQRSGVSARFAIAGAETIAAAALHRATVRGEDDAVARVVDLETAVDVLGGKIEFETGEEGRERQILEHLLRTSVAETVRGRFRGIDFAPLINAIEQGVPIATGEQVTARELLDALPQLGESEFYETVDERFETTNDGERASAIELALEGLFLARKISKESVDGETVYG
- a CDS encoding GNAT family N-acetyltransferase gives rise to the protein MIREARPDDWAEIWQVFDAIVQDGETYAYPTDLTSEQAQRLWFEQPPARTVVLEEHGSILGTAKMGPNKPSYGAHIGTASFMVSDAARGQGVGRQLGEHVITWHREQGFRGIQFNAVVESNTAAVNLWSDLGFEIIGTVPGAFRSRRHGYVGLHVMFLDLT
- a CDS encoding VOC family protein; this encodes MSLTENVVSVMLPVTDVDRAQQFYTSRLGLPHEGMTADGGARLGLGGGATLVLLPRPAGSQSESTAMSWRVSDIEKEVAKLEADGVVFQDYDLPDLKTVDHVCVLDSEKAAWFTDPDGNVLCIHEDT
- a CDS encoding DinB family protein, yielding MTSIERVDPPLAVDEAATLRGFLDYHRETLRLKTEGLSREQLNQTLAPSAMTLGGMLKHLALVEDWWFSCVLLGNEDADYWQGVDWDEDRDWDWHSAVENTPEQLRTLFDDAVAASDAILDRVLADSGLDTLSVKHDRRKDEAFSLRWIMLHMVEEYARHNGHADLIRESIDGATGE